A genomic window from Populus nigra chromosome 7, ddPopNigr1.1, whole genome shotgun sequence includes:
- the LOC133700252 gene encoding uncharacterized protein LOC133700252, with translation MEKMKRNVSEKMMLKKQIKNKKGDDKTNRFLVSVNFLGSAGPIRFVVNGDDLVSGVIDTALKTYARGGRLPVLGFDVNKFLLYCANPPSDALNPREPIGSQEGRNFVLCKKQLQPQMTEMRSDIVAKKPSGWKALMTAFLPIWGLVGT, from the exons ATGGAAAAGATGAAGAGAAATGTGAGCGAGAAAATGATGTTAAAAAAGCAGATAAAGAATAAGAAAGGTGATGACAAAACGAATAGGTTCTTGGTAAGTGTCAATTTTCTTGGGAGTGCAGGGCCTATAAGGTTTGTGGTTAATGGGGATGATCTTGTTTCTGGGGTCATTGACACTGCTTTGAAGACGTATGCCCGTGGAGGCCGGCTCCCAGTTCTTGGCTTTGATGTCAATAAATTCCTTCTCTACTGTGCTAATCCACCTTCAGATG cgTTGAATCCACGGGAGCCAATAGGTTCCCAAGAGGGAAGGAATTTTGTGCTGTGCAAGAAACAGCTGCAACCACAAATGACAGAAATGAGATCAGACATCGTAGCAAAAAAACCATCTGGGTGGAAGGCATTGATGACTGCATTTCTTCCCATATGGGGATTGGTTGGTACTTGA